The Vicia villosa cultivar HV-30 ecotype Madison, WI linkage group LG1, Vvil1.0, whole genome shotgun sequence genome includes a region encoding these proteins:
- the LOC131608708 gene encoding uncharacterized protein LOC131608708 codes for METPSSTTRRVTRSQAIALSASNTNNIPLSSRKIDDSEKSLSKSRQRKGQVQQQDRCALIDISNDSPIVGLANGEIETPLSSIAKQRGSRMKKTPGSGEALLRGQVKTLLQKVEEEAEISKLTMETRPFLGFVNSPMHLLAPTPANTPQIPNVNNTAAGFSEFSPSSVVQEHLIPQVVNGEAVGKNEEKIESEKSVLSPVLLDFSDKSEVTEDSKMGSTEDDGDSIWSIQVNASTHDDEDEDEEIGEVEYDEEEEDDYYEGVDEEEEYDDDGGLLLDELCEGLSNIGMNEKVVPKFAGKHTRFVYGSDDEDEIVEEVVEENAGSNSEVLHLKGLPTPKGKHIRFEEEEEN; via the exons atGGAGACTCCTTCATCAACCACAAGAAGAGTCACAAGATCACAAGCTATCGCCTTGTCTGCTTCCAACACCAACAACATTCCACTTTCTTCGA GGAAGATCGATGATTCTGAGAAGAGCCTGTCGAAATCAAGACAAAGAAAGGGGCAAGTGCAACAACAAGATCGGTGTGCGCTGATCGACATATCGAATGATTCTCCGATCGTTGGGCTTGCGAATGGTGAGATCGAGACTCCGTTGTCGAGTATTGCGAAACAGCGGGGAAGCCGAATGAAGAAGACTCCTGGTTCTGGTGAAGCTTTATTGAGGGGTCAGGTGAAGACTCTTCTGCAGAAAGTTGAAGAGGAAGCTGAGATTTCAAAACTCACAATGGAAACTCGTCCTTTTCTTGGATTTGTTAACTCTCCAATGCATCTTCTTGCACCAACTCCTGCAAATACCCCTCAAATCCCCAACGTCAACAACACTGCTGCTGGATTCTCAGAGTTCTCACCTTCTTCTGTTGTCCAAGAACATCTCATTCCTCAG GTGGTGAATGGAGAAGCTGTTGGCAAGAATGAAGAGAAGATTGAATCTGAGAAGAGTGTGTTGAGTCCAGTGCTGTTGGATTTCTCAGACAAATCTGAGGTGACAGAAGATTCTAAGATGGGGTCGACAGAAGATGATGGTGATTCCATTTGGTCGATTCAAGTGAATGCAAGTAcacatgatgatgaagatgaagatgaggaaATAGGTGAAGTTGAAtatgatgaggaggaggaggatgattACTATGAAGGTGTTGATGAAGAGGAAGAGTATGATGATGATGGAGGGCTGTTACTTGATGAACTATGTGAGGGTTTGAGCAACATTGGAATGAATGAAAAGGTTGTTCCGAAATTTGCTGGGAAACATACTAGGTTTGTGTATGgtagtgatgatgaagatgagatTGTGGAAGAGGTTGTTGAAGAAAATGCTGGTTCAAATTCTGAGGTGCTGCATTTGAAAGGATTGCCAACTCCAAAAGGGAAGCACATCCGTtttgaggaagaggaagaaaattga
- the LOC131608717 gene encoding gibberellin-regulated protein 11-like isoform X1: protein MAFSRTFIASSLLLSLILFNIVEAHQVISIYEATSPSPLPQTIDCKVACGGRCKVSSRPNLCNRACGNCCAVCKCVPPGTSGNFDSCACYAKLTTRNQIRKCP, encoded by the exons ATGGCGTTCTCTAGAACCTTCATTGCCTCATCACTTCTCCTCTCACTTATCCTTTTCAATATAGTTGAAGCTCACCAGGTA ATAAGCATCTATGAAGCTACATCACCATCCCCTCTTCCCCAAACAATAG ATTGCAAGGTAGCATGTGGAGGAAGGTGCAAAGTATCATCAAGGCCAAACCTATGTAATAGAGCTTGTGGTAATTGTTGTGCGGTGTGCAAGTGTGTCCCTCCTGGCACTTCTGGAAACTTTGACTCATGTGCTTGTTATGCCAAACTCACCACTCGCAACCAAATTCGCAAGTGTCCTTGA
- the LOC131608717 gene encoding gibberellin-regulated protein 11-like isoform X2, whose translation MAFSRTFIASSLLLSLILFNIVEAHQISIYEATSPSPLPQTIDCKVACGGRCKVSSRPNLCNRACGNCCAVCKCVPPGTSGNFDSCACYAKLTTRNQIRKCP comes from the exons ATGGCGTTCTCTAGAACCTTCATTGCCTCATCACTTCTCCTCTCACTTATCCTTTTCAATATAGTTGAAGCTCACCAG ATAAGCATCTATGAAGCTACATCACCATCCCCTCTTCCCCAAACAATAG ATTGCAAGGTAGCATGTGGAGGAAGGTGCAAAGTATCATCAAGGCCAAACCTATGTAATAGAGCTTGTGGTAATTGTTGTGCGGTGTGCAAGTGTGTCCCTCCTGGCACTTCTGGAAACTTTGACTCATGTGCTTGTTATGCCAAACTCACCACTCGCAACCAAATTCGCAAGTGTCCTTGA
- the LOC131644806 gene encoding DNA-directed RNA polymerase subunit beta'-like, which translates to MAYKNDPELMVLCLLPVLPPELRPIMKIDGGKRMISDINELYRRVLYRNNTLIDLLTTSRSTPEELVMCQEKMVQEVVDILFDNGTREQPMRDGNNKVYKSFSDIIEGKERRFRETLLKKRIDYSGRSVIVVGPSLSLHRCGLPCEIAIELFQTFLTL; encoded by the coding sequence ATGGCCTACAAAAATGATCCAGAATTGATGGTTTTATGTCTCTTACCAGTTCTTCCTCCCGAATTGAGACCAATTATGAAAATAGATGGCGGTAAACGTATGATTTCGGATATTAATGAACTCTATAGAAGAGTTCTCTATCGGAACAATACTCTTATTGATCTATTAACAACAAGTAGATCTACACCAGAGGAATTAGTAATGTGTCAAGAAAAAATGGTACAAGAAGTCGTGGATATACTTTTTGATAATGGAACCCGCGAACAACCAATGAGGGACGGTAATAATAAAGTTTACAAATCGTTTTCTGATATAATTGAGGGCAAAGAGAGAAGATTTCGAGAGACTCTTCTTAAAAAACGAATTGATTATTCGGGGCGTTCTGTTATTGTCGTAGGTCCATCACTTTCATTACATCGATGTGGATTGCCTTGCGAAATAGCAATAGAGCTATTTCAGACGTTTCTAACTTTGTGA